One window of the Triticum dicoccoides isolate Atlit2015 ecotype Zavitan chromosome 3B, WEW_v2.0, whole genome shotgun sequence genome contains the following:
- the LOC119282467 gene encoding uncharacterized protein LOC119282467: protein MTSSSAASSSHLHITITNNASSTITTNTNNNTKSHHSSSVSPRSGSGGSGSGGGGGGGGGTTNQACAACKYQRRKCNPDCPLAPYFPADQQRRFLNAHRLFGVSNILKTLRRLKPELCDSAMQTLIYQAEMRAMDPVGGCCRMIIDLEHTSELLSAELAALQQHLDMCRQAAASGVAGGDVMDGPCADLEVTSSNHQQEQLLLHADQDHHQALYVGQEGADPVIQNGADHDDSRQPQYHGGQQQQQQQLYDYFYYEATGAGSDEAGRKPSGSGVDINVDVMQHFDYDSSCEVDDHHKVDQLEPMISSSLDEHYQIGQKEYEMKVASFVDVLDVRPELQAVDGNADIGVKEELQEEDPKNNDDIALRKAAHMAAESSHCRLGLGF, encoded by the coding sequence AtgacctcctcctccgccgcctcctcctcccacctCCATATTACCATCACCAACAAcgcctcctccaccatcaccaccaacACCAACAATAACACCAAGTCGCACCACTCCAGCAGCGTCTCCCctcgcagcggcagcggcggctccggctccggcggtgggggtgggggtgggggtggcacgACCAACCAGGCCTGCGCGGCGTGCAAGTACCAGCGGCGCAAGTGCAACCCCGACTGCCCCCTCGCGCCCTACTTCCCCGCCGACCAGCAGCGCCGGTTCCTCAACGCGCACCGCCTCTTCGGCGTCAGCAACATCCTCAAGACGCTGCGCCGGCTCAAGCCGGAGCTGTGCGACTCGGCCATGCAGACGCTCATCTACCAGGCGGAGATGCGCGCCATGGACCCCGTCGGCGGCTGCTGCCGCATGATCATCGACCTCGAGCACACCAGCGAGCTCCTCTCGGCCGAGCTCGCCGCCCTGCAACAGCACCTCGACATGTGCCGCCAGGCCGCCGCGTCCGGCGTGGCCGGCGGGGACGTCATGGACGGCCCGTGCGCTGACCTGGAGGTCACCTCCTCGAACCACCAGCAGGAGCAGCTGCTCCTCCACGCCGACCAAGATCATCATCAGGCGCTCTACGTCGGCCAAGAAGGCGCCGACCCCGTGATACAGAACGGCGCCGATCACGACGACAGCCGGCAACCGCAGTATCACGgcggacagcagcagcagcaacagcagctgtaCGACTATTTCTACTACGAGGCAACCGGTGCCGGCAGCGATGAGGCCGGGAGAAAGCCCAGTGGCAGCGGCGTCGACATTAACGTCGACGTCATGCAGCATTTCGATTACGACTCCAGCTGCGAGGTTGATGATCATCACAAGGTGGATCAACTGGAGCCGATGATCTCGTCCAGCCTCGACGAGCACTACCAGATCGGACAGAAGGAGTACGAGATGAAGGTGGCGTCGTTCGTCGATGTGTTGGACGTCAGGCCGGAGCTGCAGGCGGTGGACGGGAACGCGGACATCGGCGTCAAGGAGGAGCTTCAGGAGGAGGATCCCAAGAATAACGACGACATCGCACTACGTAAAGCAGCACACATGGCGGCTGAGTCATCACATTGCAGGCTAGGGTTAGGCTTTTAA